The nucleotide window TACGATTGCCCGAACACGTGGAGTTCGCCGCTGAATGCGGACCGCCGCTCCGCCGCATCCAGCGCGTCGATCGCATCCGGCAGCATCATCCAGCGCCTCGACGGATCTGCCACCCACTCCGGCAGCACCGCGCCGTCAGCACCGAAAACGCATCGCCAAAGATGCCGCTGCCATCGCTCCGTCCCGGTCATCGCCGCGGCCGAGTTCGCGCGCGCCGCGCTCCACCGCTGCAGCATTGCGCGCCGCGAGATCGAATATTCGCGGAACAGATGCGCCACGTGCCCCGCCAGCAACAGAGTTCGCAGCTCGATGTCCGATGCGGACTTCGAGCCCGCCTCGACGTAGTCGCGCACCAGTCCCAGCTCAGCATCGTTGCGATGGCGCTCGCCTCGGATGCATTCGAACAGGACAATCTGCAAATTGTCCGCGTCGAGAATCTTAAGCCTGCGATCAATCGATTCGAGCTGCCGCGCGAAGTAGCTCCTCAGAAATGGAAATCGCAAGTTGGCCGCGATACCGATCGTTTCCGCCAGCCGGTAGCGCACGAACTGCTCGACGACCCGGTTCGGCACGATAATCGACACCGGCTCGAGCGGCGCGCCGCGCTGCTGGCGCTTGATCGCCGCGGCGAGCGGTTCGATCAGATTTTCCAGCCGGTTCGAGTAGTGAAGTTCAATCATCGGAGCTTGATCTCGGCCGGCCGCGCCGATTCGCTTTCACTTTCCTCCGGGCCGCCTGCGCCCCCGCACAGCATATCGGTGAATTCCTCGACCTGGCATTTTGGACAAAGGATGATGATGTGAGGTTTCCCTTTCACCGTCCAGCAACTGCACGCCATTTTCAGTCCGCACCCGTGACACTTCACCTGGTGCAGATTGCCCCCGCTCCGCATCCGGCTCACTCCTCTCTGCGATTTCTTCGATACGCCGATGCTACTCGGGCACTACGACAACGGTTGTCATTCGACGCGCGAGGTGGTGATATTGCCTGAATCGCGCCCGATGAAGAAGACTCGCCGAAAACCGACCTATGGCGCCGCCGTCCGCCTCGCGCGCATCGCCGCCGAACTCTACTCCCGCCCCTACGGCTGGAAGTTCAGGGACATCGAGGCCGCGCTCGAGATCTCGAGCCGCACGCTGTTGAGATATGTCCAGGCGCTGCGCGAAGGCATGCGCGATTCGCGCGGCGTCCCGATGATCGTCGTAGTCGGCGCGGGTGACAGCCGCGCGCTCCGCCTCGCCGCCACGATCGGCGTTCCCCAGCTCAGTTCCTACGACGCGGCGTTCCTTTATTTCGGCCTGAGCGTGCTTCGATTTCTCGAAGGCACCGTGCTGCAGGAAGGCATCGACGGCCTCTGGCAGCGCGTTTACGGCAAGCTCCTGCCCGCGCAACAGGGCAGACTCGCGTACCTCGACCGCAAGTTTTACACCGTCCCCTACGCCCCCAAGGATTATTCCAGCTACAACGATCAGCTCGACATCATCCTGCGCGC belongs to Candidatus Binatus sp. and includes:
- a CDS encoding YafY family protein, which produces MLLGHYDNGCHSTREVVILPESRPMKKTRRKPTYGAAVRLARIAAELYSRPYGWKFRDIEAALEISSRTLLRYVQALREGMRDSRGVPMIVVVGAGDSRALRLAATIGVPQLSSYDAAFLYFGLSVLRFLEGTVLQEGIDGLWQRVYGKLLPAQQGRLAYLDRKFYTVPYAPKDYSSYNDQLDIILRALLEQITVRIDYTGVGGKNKIHDFNPYTLIEYRGGLYVLGYSKLARKTIYFAVERMLSVEMVLEKDGQPARFPYPRTHNPASYTEGAFGIVDGPETKVELLLLNPGTETYMKSRKLHPTQQLVRRRDGKAVITMTVRGTAELENWVMSMAPYVEVLKPRELRRNLAERHLRAAKLYNN